One window of the Psilocybe cubensis strain MGC-MH-2018 chromosome 12, whole genome shotgun sequence genome contains the following:
- a CDS encoding Putative ankyrin repeat protein (Putative ankyrin repeat protein PA3287), whose translation MSTSATNAEMFPERMKRAAFQISIRESNSSKPDVNSLPQETIDFARRIFDACRNGDTELVLAAIDAGLPANLTNDKGNTLLMLAAYAGHTELAKGLLDRGGDPNRTNDLGQSIVAGAVFKGHDEIVRALVAKGADSRQGTPNAIQAAQMFRRTDLMELLGARDEDLVKIPTPPPAADFTPDK comes from the exons ATGAGCACCTCGGCCACCAATGCAGAGATGTTTCCCGAACGGATGAAACGGGCCGCATTTCAGATCAGCATCAGGG AATCTAACTCCTCAAAACCCGATGTTAATTCATTGCCACAAGAAACGATAGATTTCGCTCGAAGAATATTTGATGCTTGCCGGAATGGAGACACAGAATTGGTTTTGGCTGCTATAGACGCAGGCCTTCCTGCAAACCTTACCAATGACAAGG GTAACACGCTTTTGATGTTGGCAGCATATGCAGGGCACACAGAGCTTGCCAAAGGATTATTGGACAGAGGTGGGGATCCGAACAGAACGAATGATCTTGGTCAATCCATTGTGGCGGGAGCGGTGTTCAAAGGCCATGATGAGATCGTACGTGCGCTGGTTGCAAAGGGGGCGGATTCGAGGCAGGGCACACCAAATGCAATACAAGCGGCTCAAATGTTTAGGAGGACGGATTTGATGGAATTGCTGGGTGCTCGCGATGAAGACCTGGTGAAGATTCCAACACCGCCTCCTGCTGCAGATTTTACACCGGATAAGTAA
- a CDS encoding Ubiquitin-conjugating enzyme E2Q-like protein 1, giving the protein MPRVEATTSTRQAASFDYSDSESFNQAKPASKRQKIISDPFDLAQDTDKKMIDESTDVAASSAYDPLKNKHLKGRRRFNADLADISEACSAGLVLSGLRVKKIGPGEDDGSFELDIETLSSEHVLSLTLLVSDTSEYPEHTLYGHTTDPAVPPKLAEVVENIADESAKSIGEAVVGVLASVGRAIADEDDGDDDEAHSGDDYDYEDYDEIGAAPVESENFIDIVATGYRPGFIRLGGNDFVVSVSLPVITLAEAIPPRALMAWDRRLLSTSQHLTLLISGFHGLYPVLENDATYTVPAQRLGASLSFKVGLSERYKPGTAQAQEVVRKHGLIIQDAEDELRIQAELAAQKARVFDFDAEFEDDELMQEVVEEEEEPIDPGRFDSFSLSSSLESLMDQSFLKLIQLRRNFGLGWAGAELLISLVEKSQRKEEDVFAMYTNEIRQADHEERGLARTTKLPHDPLSDLNPDDPFNLPLTAFCYLVRRLSLCPKYCIVCHNKLTFDYEALKPYVCDSKLCSYQYYSLNRGPSLEYEILHNSQTVDLLVSLAYVSASEGVMDEPLPIGLGLRVPLPSSAGAVQAHPNYVGWNTQPAPTVVPETPKTLSPGPDGLCDFDDLTHSQMRLCIAKLINTLPSIDDMKKHLERKVKAGKSKPKLREIDPNVIPAAWSILRWVVASCTAHIEPIESGEELIKNLDPSWRQFRLTVGAPEAEAKFKEALQQAATEDPNVRTYPVIYIIRHGLWYRTVAHGRAYGDGVYLAKEANTSMSSYAVAARTSWQKSMSGPTNCVAVTEVVNQPTKFVSSNPHYVVKDTHWIMCRYLLVRGTGDFEAPKGNDAKGTKTSQVVPFVRHDPAHRTTVSGKVIEIPDPSYKVISLLEARKTDYMHEDPDAEDMAIFELDPNKPKKSSEHNHYDFDDDDDYTVPVASSSKSKVPQQRQVDDWKHDAEYVTSTLENLLLPPFESSPSASMAIQRELKSMLKEQETAPSLKDLGWYMPPELIGDNLYQWIVEMHSLDPTLPIAKDMKQNNINSIIFEIRFPPTFPNSPPFFRIITPRFLPFIQGGGGHVTGGGSICMDLLTSDGWLPSYSISAVLMQIRLALSNLEPRPARLASDWKRPYGIQESLVGYKRAAATHNWTLPPGLDRLVR; this is encoded by the exons ATGCCTCGCGTGGAAGCAACGACATCGACCAGACAGGCTGCATCTTTCGATTACTCCGATTCAGAATCGTTTAACCAGGCAAAGCCAGCTTCAAAGCGCCAGAAGATTATCTCCG ACCCATTCGATCTCGCACAAGACACCGACAAGAAGATGATCGATGAAAGTACCGATGTTGCTGCATCGTCTGCTTATGACCCGTTGAAGAACAAACATCTGAAAGGAAGGAGACGTTTTAATGCAGATCTAGCCGATATAAGCGAGGCATGTAGTGCTGGCCTCGTTCTCAGTGGGCTAAGGGTTAAAA AGATCGGTCCTGGAGAAGACGATGGATCTTTTGAACTTGACATCGAGACACTCTCATCCGAACATGTGTTGTCGCTCACTCTTTTGGTCAGCG ACACATCCGAATATCCAGAGCATACACTATACGGCCACACTACCGATCCAGCTGTTCCGCCCAAACTTGCAGAAGTTGTGGAGAATATTGCAGATGAATCAGCAAAGTCTATAGGGGAAGCTGTGGTGGGTGTACTTGCATCGGTTGGGCGAGCCATTGCggacgaagatgacggtgacgacgatgaagccCATTCTGGTGACGACTACGACTACGAAGACTACGACGAGATCGGGGCAGCACCTGTCGAATCAGA AAATTTTATTGATATTGTTGCTACAGGATACAGGCCTGGATTTATTCGTCTAGGCGGAAACGATTTCGTAGTCTCTGTGTCTCTTCCTGTGATCACTTTGGCTGAAGCTATTCCACCCCGGGCTTTGATGGCGTGGGATCGTCGTCTGCTGTCGACGTCTCAACACCTTACTCTCCTGATTTCTGGGTTCCACGGATTGTATCCTGTTCTGGAAAATGATGCAACTTATACAGTACCTGCACAACGTCTCGGAGCCTCTCTGTCATTCAAGGTCGGCTTGAGTGAGAGATACAAACCCGGAACTGCGCAGGCTCAGGAGGTTGTTCGTAAACATGGTTTGATCATTCAGGACGCCGAAGACGAACTTCGTATACAAGCAGAGCTGGCTGCACAAAAAGCTAGAGTATTCGATTTTGATGCTGAatttgaagacgatgaactTATGCAAGAAgttgtggaagaagaagaagaacctATCGACCCAGGACGTTTCGATAGCTTCAGTTTGAGCAGCTCGCTTGAGTCACTTATGGACCAGTCGTTCCTCAAGCTTATTCAGCTTCGAAGAAATTTCGGACTCGGATGGGCTGGCGCTGAACTACTTATCTCTCTTGTGGAAAAGAGTCAACGCAAGGAAGAAGATGTTTTTGCCATGTACACCAAC GAAATTCGTCAAGCTGACCACGAAGAAAGAGGTCTAGCAAGAACTACAAAACTTCCACATGATCCTTTATCTGATCTTAACCCCGATGATCCATTCAACCTTCCATTGACTGCTTTTTGTTACTTGGTTCGACGTCTTTCG CTTTGCCCCAAGTATTGCATTGTCTGTCACAATAAGCTGACTTTTGACTACGAAGCTCTTAAACCGTATGTCTGTGACTCGAAACTGTGTTCTTACCAATACTACTCACTCAACCGGGGACCTTCCCTTGAA TACGAGATCCTACATAACAGCCAGACAGTAGACCTCCTTGTTTCTCTAGCGTATGTTTCCGCCTCTGAAGGTGTCATGGATGAACCTCTTCCTATAGGGCTGGGTCTTCGCGTTCCACTTCCAAGCAGCGCTGGTGCGGTACAAGCACATCCAAATTATGTGGGCTGGAACACTCAACCTGCACCAACAGTAGTCCCAGAGACTCCAAAGACACTAAGTCCTGGACCAGACGGATTGTGCGATTTTGATGATCTTACTCACAGTCAA atgagacTCTGCATTGCAAAGTTAATTAACACCCTACCATCG ATTGATGACATGAAAAAGCATTTGGAAAGAAAAGTCAAGGCGGGGAAATCGAAGCCCAAATTGCGAGAAATCGACCCTAATGTGATTCCCGCCGCGTGGTCGATCCTGAGATG GGTTGTGGCGTCATGTACGGCACATATTGAGCCTATAGAGTCTGGCGAGGAACTGATCAAGAATTTGG ATCCAAGTTGGCGGCAATTCAGACTCACCGTAGGAGCACCCGAAGCTGAGGCGAAATTTAAAGAGGCTCTACAGCAGGCAGCCACGGAAGACCCCAATGTCCGCACGTATCCAGTAATATAT ATTATCCGACATGGGTTGTGGTACAGGACAGTAGCACACGGACGAGCATATGGGGATG GGGTTTATCTCGCCAAAGAGGCAAATACCTCCATGAGTTCCTATGCTGTAGCAGCAAGGACGTCATGGCAAAAGAGCATGTCGGGACCAACAAATTGTGTGGCTGTCACTGAAGTGGTGAACCAACCTACGAAGTTTGTCAGCTCAAATCCTCATTATGTTGTCAAGGACACACATTGGATCATGTG TCGTTATCTGTTAGTGAGAGGCACCGGCGATTTTGAGGCTCCTAAGGGAAACGACGCCAAAGGAACAAAGACTAGCCAAGTCGTCCCTTTCGTAAGGCACGATCCGGCTCACAGAACCACCGTCAGTGGGAAAGTGATTGAGATTCCGGATCCATCATACAAGGTCATAAGTCTTCTCGAAGCTCGCAAGACAGATTATATGCATGAGGACCCTGATGCAGAGGATATGGCAATATTCGAACTCGATCCCAATAAGCCAAAGAAATCTTCCGAGCACAATCATTATGAttttgacgacgacgacgattaTACCGTGCCCGTTGCTTCGTCTTCTAAATCCAAAGTTCCCCAACAACGTCAAGTAGACGACTGGAAACATGACGCCGAGTATGTGACCTCTACCTTGGAAAATCTGTTGCTTCCTCCGTTCGAATCGTCCCCTTCGGCAAGTATGGCTATCCAAAGGGAACTCAAGTCTATGCTAAAGGAGCAGGAAACTGCCCCGAGCCTCAAGGACTTGGGCTGGTATATGCCTCCAGAACTCATCGGTGATAATCTGTATCAATGGATTGTCGAAATGCACTCCCTAGACCCAACACTCCCCATCGCCAAAGACATGAAACAAAA TAACATCAATTCAATCATTTTCGAAATACGTTTTCCACCCACATTCCCTAACTCACCTCCTTTCTTTAGAATCATCACTCCTCGATTCTTACCTTTCATTCaaggtggtggtggacaCGTAACTGGAG GGGGCTCTATATGTATGGATCTTTTGACAAGCGATG GATGGCTTCCCAGTTATAG TATATCCGCCGTTTTGATGCAAATTCGGCTTGCGCTTTCTAATCTCGAACCGAGACCAGCACGATTGGCAAGCGACTGGAAAAG ACCATACGGCATACAAGAGTCCCTTGTTGGATACAAGAGGGCGGCGGCAACTCATAACTGGACT CTTCCTCCTGGCCTTGATCGCCTCGTTCGCTGA
- a CDS encoding Transmembrane protein 184-like protein (Transmembrane protein 184 homolog DDB_G0279555) — MPCPTPHTQVAIDQSQFWDENGIHWNYHRIGWTIAGGCAALTTIISSVSILQHCRNYTKPTQQRQILRILYMPVIYAIISFCSYRFYQDYTYYSFIQIAYEAVTLSAFLLLIIEYVASTATGHSAERALERKDKQPLPMPFCCWRYRPTKAYFMYTVKWSVLQYVIVRPAASIAGIICEKYDVLCEADGYSIHYAAVYIEAINFVSISVALYGLLMFYGLVHDELEGKRPLAKFLAIKLIVMFTFYQSFVIKALHGHIHATVYWTTTNIANGLNALAICIEMVFFAILMWWAYSVNEYRRKAGTPATTDFAMEIFGSFRFFLNYIRGKREVHGRGHQVPTYTGQPARLNFEQAFGVSSSTNLTSPSQPMFERDAAAMEADNIMLKPYPFASPNRT; from the exons ATGCCTTGTCCTACCCCTCATACACAGGTCGCCATTGACCAATCTCAGTTCTGGGACGAAAATGGGATACATTGGAACTATCACAGAATAGGGTGGACGATTGCTGGTGGTTGTGCTGCGCTT ACGACAATCATCTCCTCTGTGTCGATCCTCCAACATTGCAG GAACTATACCAAGCCGACACAACAGCGGCAGAT CCTGCGAATTTTGTATATGCCTGTAATCTACGCCATTATCTCATTCTGTTCCTATCGGTTTTATCAAGATTATACCTAttattcattcattcaaatCG CGTATGAA GCCGTCACTTTAAGTGCTTTTCT GCTTTTAATCATTGAATACGTGGCGTCTACGGCGACGGGTCACTCTGCAGAACGAGCTTTAGAACGGAAAGACAAACAACCTTTGCCCATGCCC TTTTGTTGTTGGAGATATCGCCCCACCAAG GCTTATTTTATGTATACTGTCAAG TGGTCTGTATTACAATATGTAATTGTCCGGCCAG CCGCATCGATCGCTGGTATTATTTGTGAAAAGTATGATGTACTTTGCGAGGCAGACGGATATTCTATCCATTACGCAGCTGTATATATCGAAGCTATCAATTTTGTGAGCATCAG TGTGGCCTTGTACGGTCTTCTAATGTTTTATGGTCTGGTCCACGATGAGCTGGAAGGGAAGCGCCCACTCGCCAAGTTCTTGGCCATCAAATTAATTGTAATGTTTACTTTCTATCAAAGCTTTGTG atcaaagcgctTCATGGCCACATTCACG CTACCGTTTATTGGACGACGACAAACATTGCAAATGGTTTAAACGCACTAGCCATATGCATCGAG ATGGTATTCTTTGCAATCCTGATGTGGTGGGCGTATAGCGTGAACGAATATAGGCGCAAGGCAGGGACCCCGGCAACAA CCGATTTTGCGATGGAAATCTTTGGCTCGTTCCGATTTTTCCTAAATTACATCCGTGGAAAGCGTGAAGTCCACGGTCGTGGGCATCAAGTTCCGACATACACCGGTCAACCTGCGAGATTGAACTTCGAGCAAGCCTTTGGAGTTTCATCGTCCACAAATTTGACTTCCCCATCACAACCCATGTTTGAACGGGACGCGGCGGCCATGGAGGCCGACAACATCATGCTGAAGCCTTACCCCTTCGCATCGCCAAATCGAACctaa
- a CDS encoding PI-PLC X domain-containing protein 1 — protein sequence MVQLAKFLALVSSLNVVLAYTVPSRRATVCNGHAELCDRVYSNVTFIGAHDSFAFSTDPLNLSRDQMVDVPTQLSLGVRLLQAQSHVNSQDGQLHFCHTSTVVDYLKTVKTFLDANPNEVLTLLFTNPEAQSVSTVWKPAFDTAGITPLAYVPPSVPVKNSDWPTLGQLIDSGKRVIVFLDAGADTSAVDFILPEFEMIWETPFSVTDASFPCSVDRIQGPLATADHSYMINHSLNKNILPIGNGVIVSDPIDAPTTNSVTSILANVANCVPLSGANRNPQFLLLDWVNVGQGLQAANMLNGLA from the exons ATGGTTCAGCTAGCAAAGTTTCTTGCTCTTGTGTCGTCGCTTAATGTTGTTCTTGCTTACACCGTCCCATCGCGCAG GGCAACTGTGTGCAATGGACACGCAGAGCTTTGTGATCGTGTCTACTCAAACGTCACCTTCATAGGTGCTCACGATTCTTTTGCATTCAGTACCGATCCCTTGAATT TGTCTCGCGATCAGATGGTTGATGTACCTACACAACTGAGCCTAGGTGTTCGATTGCTTCAAGCCCAATCCCATGT CAACTCGCAAGACGGACAGTTACATTTCTGCCATACTA GCACTGTTGTCGACTACCTGAAGACTGTCAAAACATTCTTGGACGCGAATCCAAACGAGGTATTGACATTGTTGTTCACCAACCCCGAGGCACAGTCCGTCAGCACAGTCTGGAAGCCTGCATTTGATACCGCCG GCATAACTCCGTTGGCGTATGTGCCCCCCTCTGTCCCGGTCAAAAACTCAGATTGGCCCACGCTCGGCCAGCTCATTGACAGTGGGAAGAGAGTCATCGTATTCCTTGATGCAGGCGCAGACACATCTGCTGTTGATTTTATCCTTCCTGAATTTGAAATG ATTTGGGAAACTCCATTTAGCGTCACAGACGCATCTTTCCCCTGTTCTGTCGACAGGATACAAGGCCCACTGGCGACTGCGGACCACTCGTATATGATCAATCACTCCCTCAACAAAAATATTCTTCCAATTGGTAATGGAGTCATTGTGTCTGACCCGATCGACGCGCCCACCACGAACTCGGTGACATC AATCCTAGCTAATGTTGCCAACTGCGTACCTCTCAGCGGTGCCAACCGAAACCCTCAGTTCCTCCTACTTGACTGGGTAAACGTGGGTCAAGGTCTACAAGCCGCAAATATGTTGAATGGATTGGCGTGA